Proteins encoded together in one Amphritea japonica ATCC BAA-1530 window:
- the lptG gene encoding LPS export ABC transporter permease LptG — MRRKLDRYIGKQVLLSILVVMVIVVGLDFTFRVIEELPELNERYTTLIMLGYAGLNMPAAFYEFLPLGCLVGCLIGLGGLASGSELTVMRAAGISVWQLVRMVLKPVIVLSLLALVVGEYIAPYAGALSESIRAHHLNRGTVSARAGVWHRESGEYIHINVVTPDGETRGITRFGLAPDSSLSYSSYAKSGRYQNGAWVLEDVTETRFIEDRTQTTVYDTQAWEIELNPQRLKVLMVKPKEMSTSELYNYSQYLEEQELDNDRFMQSFWRKAFQPLAIIGLVLVAVSFIFGSLRSVSTGQRIITGVVVGMVFKISQDILAPLSSLYQVAPVWSALVPILICMLLGGWLIKRAG, encoded by the coding sequence ATGCGGCGTAAGCTGGATCGTTATATCGGCAAACAGGTACTCCTGAGTATTCTGGTGGTGATGGTGATCGTCGTCGGTCTGGACTTCACGTTTCGGGTAATTGAAGAGTTGCCTGAACTGAACGAGCGCTATACCACGTTAATTATGCTGGGCTATGCCGGGCTGAACATGCCTGCCGCTTTCTATGAGTTTTTGCCTTTGGGTTGTCTGGTCGGTTGTCTGATCGGCCTGGGTGGACTGGCCAGTGGCAGTGAGTTGACGGTTATGCGGGCGGCAGGTATCTCTGTCTGGCAACTGGTGCGGATGGTACTAAAACCGGTTATCGTACTGTCGTTACTGGCTTTGGTTGTCGGTGAATATATCGCGCCATACGCGGGGGCCCTTTCGGAGAGTATCCGGGCACATCATCTGAACCGGGGCACCGTATCGGCTCGTGCGGGTGTGTGGCACCGTGAGAGCGGTGAATATATTCATATCAATGTTGTGACGCCAGACGGTGAAACCCGGGGAATTACGCGCTTTGGACTGGCACCGGATAGTAGTCTCTCGTATAGCAGCTATGCGAAGAGTGGCCGTTATCAGAATGGGGCCTGGGTTTTAGAAGATGTGACGGAAACCCGCTTTATTGAAGACCGTACGCAGACGACGGTATATGACACTCAGGCCTGGGAGATAGAACTTAATCCCCAGCGCTTGAAAGTGCTGATGGTTAAGCCAAAAGAGATGTCGACCAGTGAGCTGTACAACTACAGCCAGTATCTGGAAGAACAGGAGTTGGATAATGATCGCTTCATGCAAAGTTTCTGGCGCAAAGCGTTTCAGCCTCTTGCCATTATCGGCTTAGTTCTGGTCGCTGTTTCTTTTATCTTCGGCTCACTGCGCAGCGTTTCTACCGGCCAGCGGATTATCACGGGTGTGGTCGTGGGTATGGTGTTTAAAATCAGTCAGGATATCCTGGCCCCACTGAGTTCGCTCTATCAAGTAGCCCCGGTCTGGTCTGCACTGGTGCCGATTTTGATCTGCATGCTGTTGGGCGGATGGCTTATTAAACGGGCGGGGTAG
- the lptF gene encoding LPS export ABC transporter permease LptF, protein MIIFRYLAKEVLISMVAVTTVLLLIIMSGRFISYLSIAAAGEIPMAAVFYYLLFRLPGFLELILPLGLFLGILLAYGRFYLESEMVVLQATGMSQRRLTMYTLGPAVLTALLVGSMSLFLSPYGANQTEIMLQKQRNVGEFDLITEGRFQAMPRGDRVTYIEQLDTNSGTMKGVFITEKIKKGDKEQAVMVVAEKGRSYTNPETGVRYLVLDNGYRYEGNPGEADYRQIQFQEYGIRLPKQEQVKPVNELYSIPTEALFDGDNAERAQLHWRLSLPMLTLIVALLAVPLSKTNPRQGRYAKLIPSILLYMTYLLLLTNVRNYLEKDGGHVALLWLVHLLFFGVAMSMLFFQGRWARLLGRRRVEHAA, encoded by the coding sequence TTGATTATCTTTCGCTATCTGGCCAAAGAAGTTCTGATCAGCATGGTAGCCGTCACCACGGTACTGTTGTTGATCATTATGAGTGGTCGTTTTATTAGTTATCTGAGTATCGCTGCCGCCGGTGAAATACCGATGGCAGCGGTATTCTATTATCTGCTGTTTCGCTTGCCGGGCTTTCTTGAGCTGATTCTCCCACTGGGGCTGTTTCTGGGTATTCTGCTCGCCTATGGCCGTTTTTATCTTGAGAGCGAGATGGTGGTGTTGCAAGCGACGGGCATGAGTCAGCGCCGTCTGACGATGTACACGCTGGGTCCGGCGGTACTGACCGCTTTGCTGGTAGGCTCGATGAGCCTGTTTTTATCGCCTTATGGTGCAAACCAGACCGAAATTATGTTGCAGAAACAGCGTAACGTCGGTGAATTTGATCTGATTACTGAGGGGCGCTTTCAGGCGATGCCCCGGGGTGATCGGGTGACTTATATTGAACAATTAGATACTAACAGCGGCACGATGAAAGGCGTTTTTATCACTGAGAAGATCAAGAAAGGTGATAAGGAGCAGGCGGTTATGGTGGTGGCTGAAAAGGGCCGTAGTTATACCAACCCAGAGACGGGGGTGCGTTATCTGGTGCTAGATAATGGTTATCGCTATGAGGGTAACCCCGGCGAGGCGGATTATCGACAGATTCAGTTCCAGGAATATGGTATTCGGTTGCCCAAGCAGGAACAGGTAAAACCGGTTAACGAGCTTTATTCTATCCCGACCGAAGCGTTGTTTGACGGAGATAATGCCGAGCGAGCCCAGTTGCACTGGCGTTTATCTCTGCCAATGCTGACGTTGATTGTTGCACTGCTGGCGGTACCTTTGAGTAAAACGAACCCCCGGCAAGGACGATATGCCAAGCTGATACCCTCGATTTTGTTGTATATGACCTATTTATTATTGTTGACCAATGTACGTAATTATCTTGAAAAAGATGGTGGCCATGTGGCGTTACTCTGGTTGGTGCATCTGCTGTTCTTCGGTGTTGCGATGAGTATGTTGTTCTTTCAGGGGCGCTGGGCACGACTGTTGGGTCGCCGGAGGGTTGAACATGCGGCGTAA
- a CDS encoding leucyl aminopeptidase: MEFEIVTGSVESLETDCLIVGIAPDGELAPSAALINTASAGYLNDIIGDHQGKAGQALLLHKVPGIGAARVLLIGIGKADERNDRNQLKIIKSIMSNLKLIQCQSAVIALDGLESADQDLYRQLRHNTEWASAELYQYDATKSKKADPLNLESIAFLLSQDDAELGEFSISDGSAIANGVDTARELGNLPGNICTPSYLAEQALALAEECDELTTTILDEAEMEQLGMHSLLSVGKGSSEPSKLIVMEYKGGESDQQPHVLVGKGITFDTGGISLKPGAKMDEMKYDMCGAASVMGAMEALTQLGLEQNVVAIIASAENMPAGNASKPGDIVTTMSGQTVEILNTDAEGRLVLCDALTYAERFDPATVVDVATLTGACIVALGHQATGLLSNDDLLADDLLAAGEFSADKAWRLPLWDEYQEQLDSNFADMANIGGPAAGTVTAACFLSRYTKKYRWAHLDIAGVAWNSAGKAKGATGRCVPLLCQHLIAQVDDLADDE; the protein is encoded by the coding sequence ATGGAATTTGAAATAGTTACCGGTTCGGTTGAATCTCTGGAAACTGACTGTTTAATCGTCGGTATCGCCCCTGATGGCGAACTCGCTCCTTCAGCAGCGCTGATCAATACTGCCTCTGCCGGTTATCTGAACGATATTATCGGTGATCACCAGGGCAAAGCCGGTCAGGCATTGTTACTTCACAAGGTTCCAGGCATCGGTGCTGCCCGTGTTCTGTTGATCGGTATCGGCAAAGCCGATGAGCGTAATGATCGCAACCAACTGAAAATCATCAAGAGCATCATGTCCAATCTGAAGCTGATCCAATGCCAATCAGCAGTGATCGCATTAGACGGGTTGGAAAGTGCCGATCAGGATCTCTATCGTCAACTGCGCCATAACACCGAATGGGCTAGCGCAGAGCTATATCAGTATGACGCCACCAAGAGCAAAAAGGCCGATCCCCTGAATCTGGAAAGCATCGCTTTTCTGCTTAGCCAGGATGATGCAGAGCTGGGTGAATTCTCTATCAGCGATGGCTCGGCTATCGCCAACGGTGTTGATACCGCTCGTGAACTGGGCAACCTGCCGGGAAATATTTGCACCCCTTCCTATCTAGCAGAGCAGGCACTGGCGCTGGCTGAAGAGTGCGATGAGCTGACTACCACTATTCTCGATGAAGCTGAGATGGAACAACTGGGCATGCACTCCCTGCTATCCGTAGGTAAAGGCAGCTCGGAGCCCTCTAAACTGATCGTCATGGAATACAAAGGTGGCGAGTCAGATCAACAACCTCATGTCTTAGTCGGCAAAGGCATCACCTTTGATACCGGTGGCATCAGCCTTAAGCCTGGCGCTAAGATGGATGAGATGAAATATGACATGTGCGGTGCTGCCAGTGTAATGGGAGCCATGGAAGCACTGACCCAGTTAGGCCTGGAGCAGAATGTCGTCGCTATCATCGCGTCTGCCGAAAACATGCCTGCAGGCAACGCCTCAAAGCCTGGTGATATTGTCACCACGATGTCCGGCCAGACCGTAGAGATCCTTAACACCGATGCCGAAGGTCGTTTGGTACTCTGTGATGCGCTGACCTATGCAGAACGCTTTGACCCAGCCACCGTTGTCGATGTTGCCACCCTTACCGGTGCCTGTATTGTTGCGCTGGGACATCAGGCAACCGGCCTGCTCTCAAATGACGACCTGCTGGCCGATGACCTGCTGGCCGCCGGTGAGTTTTCCGCCGATAAAGCCTGGCGTCTGCCGCTTTGGGATGAGTATCAGGAACAGTTGGACAGCAACTTTGCCGATATGGCCAACATTGGCGGCCCGGCAGCGGGTACCGTCACGGCTGCCTGCTTCCTGTCCCGCTATACCAAGAAGTATCGCTGGGCACATCTGGATATCGCTGGCGTTGCCTGGAACAGTGCGGGTAAAGCAAAAGGCGCGACCGGACGTTGCGTTCCACTGCTGTGTCAGCACCTTATCGCTCAGGTTGATGATCTGGCTGACGACGAGTAA
- a CDS encoding DNA polymerase III subunit chi, translating to MSQADFYVLPDAEPESRTTFLCRLADKVLGHGLNVYIHVTGETEAERLDQLLWDYRADAFIPHGLLNSKPDAPVQIGWGDQLPQHRDVYINLALEASAETLKFDRILEIVIQQPDILAATRKNFALYKSNGRTPKMHDMRPKAS from the coding sequence ATGAGCCAAGCTGATTTCTATGTTCTTCCTGATGCCGAGCCGGAAAGCCGTACCACTTTCCTCTGCCGACTGGCGGATAAAGTATTAGGCCACGGTCTGAACGTCTACATTCATGTCACCGGCGAAACTGAAGCGGAACGTCTGGATCAGCTACTCTGGGATTACCGGGCGGATGCGTTTATTCCCCATGGACTGCTCAACAGCAAACCCGATGCCCCGGTGCAGATCGGCTGGGGTGATCAACTACCCCAACACCGTGATGTTTACATCAACCTGGCACTGGAGGCTTCAGCGGAAACCCTGAAGTTCGACCGAATCCTCGAGATTGTCATTCAACAACCCGACATCCTCGCGGCAACCCGCAAAAATTTCGCCCTCTATAAAAGCAACGGCAGAACACCGAAGATGCATGATATGAGGCCGAAGGCCTCATAA
- a CDS encoding four helix bundle protein gives MSYEDLDVWKRACRISCEVYTVLSRCRDFGFRDQITRSGLSIPSNIAEGFERGSRKEKRKFLYYAKGSLAELKTQVYIGQRIGYIHNERGNAWRMELDEIQKMLAALIKSTES, from the coding sequence ATGAGTTATGAAGATTTGGATGTATGGAAACGTGCTTGTCGGATAAGTTGTGAGGTATATACGGTGCTTTCCCGCTGTCGTGATTTTGGGTTCAGAGATCAGATCACCCGAAGTGGTTTGTCGATACCCAGCAATATTGCAGAAGGGTTTGAGCGAGGCTCGAGAAAAGAGAAACGGAAGTTTCTCTACTATGCCAAAGGTTCTTTAGCTGAACTGAAAACTCAGGTTTATATCGGTCAGAGAATTGGCTATATCCATAACGAAAGAGGGAATGCCTGGCGAATGGAGCTGGATGAAATCCAGAAAATGCTGGCTGCACTTATTAAATCTACTGAATCCTGA
- a CDS encoding valine--tRNA ligase, with amino-acid sequence MDTTYLPHEIEKSWYKTWEDNGYFAPSGEGEAYSIMIPPPNVTGSLHMGHAFQHTIMDALTRYQRMKGKNTLWQVGTDHAGIATQMVVERKLAAEEQKTRHDLGREAFIEKIWEWKGESGGMITNQMRRLGDSVDWPTERFTMDSGFYTGVQEAFIRLYDEGLIYRGKRLVNWDPKLHTAISDLEVENREVKGKMWYLRYALADGVKTAAGDDFLVVGTTRPETLLGDTGVAVNADDERYKDLIGKEIILPLVGRRIPIVADEHADMEKGTGCVKITPAHDFNDNEVGKRCKLPMINVLTLNGDIRDAAETFNTDGSENHDLDKTLPEKYRGMERFAARKAIVADMDEAGLLVKIEENDMTIPYGDRGGVVIEPMLTDQWFADAKTLSGPAVEAVENGDIKFVPKQYENMFFAWMRDIQDWCISRQLWWGHRIPAFYDNEGNVYVAKDAATAREKYGLDLETELRQDDDVLDTWFSSGLWTFGTLGWPEDTQRLQTFHPTDVLVTGFDIIFFWVARMMMMTLHFMKNEDGTPQVPFKTVYVTGLIRDENGDKMSKSKGNVLDPLDMIDGIGLPELLEKRTGNMMQPQLAEKIGKRTEKQFPEGIAAHGTDALRFTLAALASTGRDINWDVKRLEGYRNFCNKIWNAARYVQMNTEGEDCGQNGGDLELSLADRWIASELQKVETEVTKHLDEYRFDLASQCLYDFIWNEYCGWYLELSKPVLWDDNASAEAKRGTRRTLVRALEVILRLTHPIMPYITEEIWQSIKQEAGVEGDTIMLQAYPVADESKLDGAAEADINWLKGVITGIRNIRGEMGISPAKELDILIQNGSADDKARLEANQAFLAKLASLASVTWLEAGEEAPMSAVQLVGEMQVLVPMAGLIDKSAELARLKKEMDKLEKESGRLSGKLNNAKFVANAPEAVVAKEREKLAELQASLSQLTEQYGKIEAL; translated from the coding sequence ATGGATACCACTTACCTGCCGCACGAGATCGAGAAATCCTGGTACAAAACCTGGGAAGATAATGGTTACTTCGCCCCTTCCGGTGAAGGTGAAGCCTATAGCATCATGATCCCACCGCCGAATGTCACCGGCAGTCTGCATATGGGTCATGCTTTTCAGCACACCATTATGGATGCCCTGACCCGCTATCAGCGGATGAAGGGAAAGAACACCCTGTGGCAAGTGGGTACCGATCACGCCGGTATCGCCACGCAGATGGTGGTTGAGCGTAAACTGGCGGCTGAAGAGCAGAAAACCCGTCATGATCTGGGTCGTGAAGCCTTTATCGAAAAGATCTGGGAATGGAAAGGTGAATCCGGCGGTATGATCACCAATCAGATGCGCCGTCTGGGCGACTCTGTTGACTGGCCAACCGAGCGTTTCACCATGGATTCCGGATTCTACACCGGCGTTCAGGAAGCCTTTATCCGTCTGTATGACGAAGGCCTGATCTACCGTGGTAAGCGCCTGGTTAACTGGGACCCTAAACTGCACACTGCGATCTCCGATCTGGAAGTGGAAAACCGCGAAGTCAAAGGCAAGATGTGGTATCTGCGCTATGCCCTGGCCGATGGTGTAAAAACCGCTGCCGGTGATGACTTCCTGGTCGTGGGTACAACCCGTCCGGAAACCCTGCTGGGCGATACCGGTGTTGCGGTTAACGCCGACGATGAACGTTACAAAGATCTGATCGGCAAAGAGATCATCCTGCCACTGGTTGGCCGTCGTATTCCCATTGTTGCCGATGAACATGCTGACATGGAAAAAGGCACCGGTTGTGTGAAGATCACGCCGGCCCACGACTTCAACGATAATGAAGTAGGCAAGCGCTGCAAGCTACCGATGATCAACGTTCTGACCCTTAACGGTGATATCCGTGACGCGGCAGAAACCTTCAATACCGATGGCAGCGAAAACCACGATCTGGACAAAACCCTGCCGGAGAAATACCGCGGCATGGAGCGGTTTGCCGCCCGTAAAGCGATTGTTGCCGATATGGATGAAGCCGGTCTGCTGGTTAAGATCGAAGAAAACGATATGACCATTCCCTACGGCGACCGTGGTGGTGTAGTTATCGAGCCGATGCTCACCGATCAGTGGTTTGCCGACGCCAAGACTCTGTCTGGTCCTGCCGTAGAAGCGGTAGAGAATGGCGATATCAAGTTCGTGCCTAAGCAATACGAAAACATGTTCTTCGCCTGGATGCGTGACATTCAGGACTGGTGTATCTCCCGTCAGCTATGGTGGGGACACCGGATTCCGGCATTCTACGACAACGAAGGCAATGTCTACGTTGCTAAAGATGCAGCCACTGCCCGTGAAAAATACGGTCTGGATCTGGAAACCGAACTGCGTCAGGACGATGATGTTCTGGATACCTGGTTCAGCTCCGGTCTGTGGACCTTTGGCACCCTGGGCTGGCCTGAAGACACGCAACGTCTGCAGACATTCCACCCCACCGATGTACTGGTGACCGGTTTCGATATTATCTTCTTCTGGGTTGCCCGGATGATGATGATGACCCTGCACTTCATGAAAAATGAAGATGGCACACCGCAGGTACCATTCAAGACCGTGTATGTGACCGGCCTGATTCGCGATGAAAACGGCGACAAGATGTCGAAGTCGAAAGGCAACGTACTCGACCCGCTGGATATGATCGACGGTATCGGCCTGCCAGAGCTACTGGAAAAACGTACCGGTAACATGATGCAGCCACAACTGGCTGAAAAGATCGGCAAGCGTACCGAAAAGCAGTTCCCGGAAGGCATCGCCGCCCATGGTACCGACGCCCTGCGTTTCACACTGGCAGCACTGGCCTCAACGGGCCGTGATATCAACTGGGATGTGAAACGTCTGGAAGGTTACCGTAACTTCTGTAACAAGATCTGGAACGCTGCCCGTTACGTGCAGATGAACACCGAAGGCGAAGATTGTGGCCAAAACGGTGGCGACCTTGAGCTGTCTCTGGCAGATCGCTGGATTGCGAGTGAACTCCAGAAAGTTGAAACTGAAGTCACAAAGCATCTGGATGAGTACCGTTTCGACCTGGCTTCCCAGTGCCTCTACGACTTCATCTGGAACGAATACTGTGGCTGGTACCTGGAGCTGTCTAAACCGGTTCTGTGGGACGACAACGCCTCAGCAGAAGCGAAGCGCGGCACCCGCCGCACGCTGGTTCGCGCACTGGAAGTCATCCTGCGTCTGACCCATCCGATCATGCCGTACATCACCGAAGAGATCTGGCAGTCCATCAAGCAGGAAGCTGGCGTTGAAGGCGACACCATCATGCTGCAAGCCTACCCGGTTGCAGATGAAAGCAAGCTCGATGGCGCAGCCGAAGCCGATATCAACTGGCTTAAAGGCGTTATCACCGGTATTCGTAATATCCGGGGTGAGATGGGTATCTCTCCCGCGAAAGAGCTGGATATCCTGATTCAGAACGGTAGCGCCGACGATAAGGCCCGCCTGGAAGCCAACCAGGCATTCCTGGCGAAGCTGGCATCTCTGGCTTCGGTTACCTGGCTGGAAGCCGGCGAAGAAGCACCGATGTCAGCGGTACAGCTGGTTGGCGAGATGCAGGTACTGGTCCCAATGGCTGGTCTGATCGATAAGAGTGCCGAGCTGGCCCGTCTGAAGAAAGAGATGGACAAGCTAGAGAAAGAATCTGGTCGTCTGTCAGGCAAGCTCAACAACGCGAAGTTCGTGGCCAATGCACCGGAGGCGGTTGTGGCTAAGGAACGCGAGAAGCTGGCAGAGCTTCAGGCTTCGTTGAGTCAACTGACCGAACAGTACGGGAAGATCGAGGCGCTTTAG